One Virgibacillus proomii DNA window includes the following coding sequences:
- a CDS encoding 2-hydroxyacid dehydrogenase, translating to MKILAYERVEDPVLEQLNRAHDVRFFKNINPKTDPDFLQFLHQADGIIGLGLEVDKPLLDQAPHLKIISNVSVGYNNLPIDELTKRKIMATNTPGVLTDTVADLVFGLILSTARRIPELDRFVKAGKWVELVDSTYYGVDVHHKTLGIIGMGRIGSAIAQRAYAGFHMNIVYHSRTKKPQAEKDFSAVHLSLEELLSVSDFVCLITPLTKETERMIGKKEFARMKKSAIFINASRGQTIIEQDLIDALTEGTIAGAGLDVFEKEPIDPDNPLLRMDNVVTLPHMGSSTYETELHMSKLAAENLLAGLAGKKPKNLINPEVWENEQHEKG from the coding sequence ATGAAAATTTTGGCGTACGAGCGAGTAGAAGATCCCGTACTGGAGCAGTTAAATCGAGCACACGATGTGCGTTTTTTTAAAAATATTAATCCAAAAACAGATCCCGATTTTCTGCAATTTTTACACCAGGCAGATGGTATTATTGGTCTTGGTTTGGAAGTCGATAAACCATTACTAGATCAAGCACCTCATTTAAAAATTATTAGCAATGTTTCGGTTGGATATAATAATTTACCGATTGATGAATTGACGAAACGAAAAATTATGGCAACGAATACTCCGGGAGTTTTAACAGATACGGTAGCGGATTTGGTATTCGGATTAATTTTATCAACTGCCAGAAGAATACCAGAATTAGATCGATTTGTGAAAGCAGGAAAATGGGTAGAGTTAGTAGATAGTACCTATTACGGAGTAGATGTTCACCACAAAACACTCGGCATCATTGGTATGGGACGAATTGGCTCTGCTATCGCCCAACGCGCATATGCTGGTTTTCATATGAATATCGTTTATCATAGCCGGACTAAAAAACCACAAGCAGAGAAGGACTTTTCCGCTGTTCATCTAAGTTTAGAAGAACTATTAAGCGTATCTGATTTTGTTTGCCTTATCACCCCATTAACAAAGGAAACAGAGCGGATGATTGGAAAAAAGGAATTTGCACGTATGAAAAAGTCGGCGATCTTTATTAATGCATCACGTGGACAAACAATTATTGAACAGGATTTAATTGATGCTTTAACCGAAGGAACGATAGCAGGTGCTGGACTTGATGTATTTGAAAAAGAACCAATTGATCCTGATAATCCGTTATTGAGGATGGACAATGTTGTTACTCTGCCGCATATGGGGTCTTCAACGTATGAAACCGAACTGCATATGTCGAAGCTGGCTGCCGAAAACTTATTAGCTGGGCTGGCTGGAAAAAAGCCGAAAAACCTCATTAATCCAGAAGTTTGGGAGAATGAACAACATGAGAAGGGTTAA
- a CDS encoding AAA family ATPase: MESTITFHVKIENVINNINKVMIGKEETAILSLVALLAQGHVLLEDVPGVGKTMLVKALAKSLDCDFRRIQFTPDLLPSDVTGVSIYNPKTLEFEFRGGPILGNIILADEINRTSPKTQSALLESMEEKNVTIDGKTIPLANPFFVMATQNPIEYEGTYPLPEAQLDRFILKLKMGYPSFSEELEMLERTSSEHPIEKIEAVLSKEELQQIQKEVKQVYIDKSVQHYIIDLTMSTRSHPAIYLGASPRGSIALMRAAKAYAFIVGRDYVLPDDVKYLAPYVLTHRIILHSEAKYDGVIADEVIAAIIHHTNVPIRKEFL, from the coding sequence ATGGAAAGTACGATAACGTTTCATGTAAAAATTGAAAATGTAATAAATAATATAAATAAAGTAATGATTGGAAAAGAGGAAACAGCAATCTTGAGCCTTGTTGCTCTGTTAGCACAAGGGCATGTATTGTTAGAGGATGTACCAGGTGTTGGAAAAACAATGCTCGTAAAGGCATTAGCGAAGTCTTTAGACTGCGATTTTCGTAGAATTCAATTTACTCCAGATTTATTACCCTCTGATGTTACAGGCGTTTCCATTTACAATCCAAAGACGTTGGAATTTGAGTTTCGAGGTGGGCCGATTCTTGGTAATATTATTTTAGCTGATGAAATTAATCGAACTTCACCAAAAACGCAATCCGCCTTATTAGAATCGATGGAAGAAAAAAATGTAACCATTGACGGTAAAACAATCCCTTTAGCCAATCCTTTTTTTGTCATGGCAACCCAAAATCCGATTGAATATGAAGGAACTTATCCTCTGCCAGAAGCACAATTAGACCGGTTTATTTTAAAACTGAAAATGGGATATCCATCATTTTCTGAAGAATTGGAAATGCTTGAACGTACATCCAGCGAGCATCCGATTGAAAAGATAGAGGCAGTACTTTCGAAAGAAGAACTGCAACAAATTCAAAAGGAAGTGAAGCAGGTTTATATCGATAAAAGTGTACAGCATTATATTATTGATTTAACAATGAGTACAAGATCTCACCCAGCTATTTATTTGGGGGCTAGTCCTAGAGGATCGATCGCTTTAATGAGAGCTGCTAAGGCGTATGCATTTATAGTAGGACGAGACTATGTGCTTCCGGATGATGTTAAATATTTGGCACCCTATGTATTAACCCACCGAATTATTCTTCATTCTGAAGCAAAATATGATGGTGTGATTGCAGATGAGGTAATTGCTGCAATTATTCATCATACGAATGTACCGATTCGAAAGGAATTTCTTTGA
- a CDS encoding helix-turn-helix domain-containing protein → MNGMIINSNTENNERGLLPYPIIIAANKGEPEAMKVVVLHYGSYMTNLSMRKLRDEQGNTYWGIDEDTRERLRAKLMQSFLAFKI, encoded by the coding sequence ATGAATGGGATGATTATTAATTCTAATACTGAAAACAACGAACGTGGCTTATTACCATATCCAATTATTATAGCTGCAAATAAGGGTGAGCCAGAAGCAATGAAAGTAGTTGTTCTGCATTATGGAAGCTACATGACAAACTTATCTATGCGTAAGCTCCGTGATGAACAAGGAAATACTTATTGGGGCATCGATGAAGATACACGCGAACGCTTACGAGCAAAGCTTATGCAATCTTTTTTAGCTTTCAAGATTTGA
- a CDS encoding MerR family transcriptional regulator: MKIGELSSKTGVSIRSIRYYEEKNLIYPKRLENGYRIYSEKDMERVKAVQLF; this comes from the coding sequence ATGAAAATAGGCGAATTATCATCAAAAACCGGAGTCAGCATCCGATCCATTCGATATTATGAAGAGAAAAACTTAATTTATCCAAAGCGATTAGAAAATGGATATCGTATATATAGCGAAAAAGATATGGAACGTGTAAAAGCGGTTCAACTTTTTTAG
- a CDS encoding helix-turn-helix domain-containing protein: protein MKITYPMVPFSLIVQATDGDTEAIYYIVRHYRGYISKRSLRPMKDEHGNQLMVVDEMLQGRMQTRLITKILSFEIK, encoded by the coding sequence ATGAAAATAACATATCCGATGGTTCCCTTCTCTTTAATTGTACAAGCGACAGACGGTGATACAGAAGCGATTTACTACATTGTAAGACATTATAGAGGTTATATCTCAAAACGCTCCTTACGTCCCATGAAAGATGAACATGGTAATCAACTAATGGTTGTGGATGAAATGCTACAGGGTAGAATGCAAACTCGACTGATCACCAAAATTTTGTCTTTTGAAATCAAATAA
- a CDS encoding transglutaminase TgpA family protein, with the protein MNQPKQHLPNFYTFILYICGFLLFLEWLYPLKQLTDTSHLTILIIYGVFCFLLSALEIKWWLSFILKGFALLLVLNSLFFEFAFINPIWLEQLFHDTMANLTALSTQAWHEFTPMFRSLLFLLLIWLMSYLLHYWLVMMKRIFLIVLLTFAYLTVLDTFTVYNGNSAIIRTFIISLLAMGIANFLKELDRESLASTLLRKTPFWIIPLIAVILFSSAVGLAAPKFDPKWPDPVPFIQSSAENAGLVESDGKSGVQKVGYGEDDTRLGGSFVQDYTPVFRAEAEEENYWRVETKDFYTGKGWESSQAENYADFLKVPPMYPKTVETRRMQASIEFQGKEALDKLVHPYGIDDFSEVAGDPYIDLATEAIQLRDEDYKPIKQNSYTLSYDYPTFNIGDLRKAPFTGGADDAFTQLPDSLPDRVVELAKKITKDEKSRYDKAKAVESYFSRNGFTYQTTDVPVPKKEQDYVDQFLFESQVGYCDNFSTSMVVLLRVLDIPARWAKGFTSGEMVDSSNETNIYEITNANAHSWVEVYFPGSGWVPFEPTKGFSNLADFQTTMTNNGAEQDQAKQEDKEQPEQNTEQPPNEKEEAEQDTVAAKTDKKSNGTGTSIWTWVAISLAAFMGICIYIAYRTRFRWYTAWLSRKFTANWNANNYQEAYHYLMKLLQKHGEPKQPGETLREYAKKIDEKYQTNEMQQLTKQYEQFIYRSDYNETPKLEIAQLWQNLIKRILT; encoded by the coding sequence ATGAATCAGCCAAAACAGCATTTACCAAATTTTTATACATTCATCCTCTATATTTGTGGGTTCCTGTTGTTTTTAGAATGGTTATATCCACTCAAGCAGCTTACGGACACGTCTCACCTGACTATTCTTATTATTTATGGTGTGTTTTGCTTTTTATTGTCTGCGCTTGAAATTAAATGGTGGCTGTCCTTTATCTTGAAAGGTTTTGCATTATTGCTTGTTTTAAATAGTTTGTTTTTTGAGTTTGCGTTTATCAACCCTATATGGCTAGAGCAGTTATTTCATGATACGATGGCTAATTTAACAGCATTATCTACACAAGCATGGCATGAGTTTACTCCAATGTTTCGCAGTCTGTTATTTCTGCTGCTTATTTGGCTGATGAGTTACTTATTGCATTATTGGCTTGTGATGATGAAGCGAATCTTTTTAATTGTATTATTAACGTTTGCGTATTTAACAGTTTTAGATACATTTACTGTCTATAATGGCAATTCTGCGATCATCAGAACATTTATTATTTCATTGCTTGCCATGGGGATAGCAAATTTTTTAAAAGAATTGGACAGAGAATCGCTTGCCTCTACGTTGCTTAGGAAAACACCATTCTGGATCATCCCGCTTATTGCCGTCATCTTATTTTCCTCAGCGGTTGGTCTGGCAGCACCGAAGTTTGATCCCAAATGGCCCGATCCCGTTCCGTTTATCCAAAGCTCAGCAGAAAATGCCGGCCTTGTGGAATCTGATGGTAAATCCGGTGTTCAGAAAGTCGGTTATGGAGAAGACGATACACGATTAGGGGGATCGTTTGTTCAGGATTATACGCCTGTTTTTCGTGCAGAAGCAGAAGAGGAGAATTACTGGCGAGTAGAAACAAAGGATTTTTATACGGGGAAGGGATGGGAAAGCAGTCAAGCCGAGAATTATGCAGATTTTTTAAAAGTCCCACCCATGTATCCAAAAACAGTAGAGACTAGGAGAATGCAAGCCTCCATTGAGTTTCAAGGCAAAGAAGCTTTAGATAAGCTTGTTCACCCTTATGGTATCGATGATTTTTCTGAAGTAGCAGGAGATCCTTATATTGATTTAGCAACAGAAGCCATTCAATTACGTGATGAAGATTATAAACCAATAAAACAGAATAGCTACACATTAAGTTATGATTATCCGACTTTTAACATTGGAGATTTAAGAAAAGCTCCTTTTACAGGAGGGGCAGATGATGCCTTTACTCAATTACCGGATTCATTACCAGATCGAGTAGTAGAGTTAGCAAAGAAAATAACAAAAGATGAGAAGTCCCGTTATGATAAGGCAAAGGCAGTAGAAAGCTATTTTTCCAGAAATGGCTTTACGTATCAAACAACGGATGTACCCGTACCTAAAAAAGAACAAGATTATGTAGATCAGTTTCTTTTTGAGTCACAAGTAGGTTATTGTGATAATTTTTCAACATCAATGGTTGTTTTGCTTCGTGTCTTAGATATACCAGCCAGGTGGGCAAAAGGATTTACGAGTGGTGAAATGGTTGATTCTTCCAATGAAACCAATATATACGAAATAACGAATGCAAATGCGCATTCATGGGTTGAAGTCTATTTTCCTGGTTCCGGTTGGGTGCCATTTGAACCGACAAAAGGTTTTTCTAATTTAGCTGACTTCCAAACAACGATGACCAATAATGGCGCTGAACAAGATCAAGCAAAACAAGAGGATAAAGAACAACCAGAGCAAAACACAGAGCAGCCACCAAATGAAAAGGAAGAAGCAGAGCAAGACACAGTTGCAGCCAAAACAGATAAAAAAAGTAATGGTACTGGTACTAGCATCTGGACTTGGGTTGCAATCAGTTTAGCAGCATTTATGGGGATATGTATATATATTGCTTACCGAACCCGATTTCGTTGGTACACGGCATGGTTAAGTCGGAAATTTACTGCTAATTGGAATGCCAACAATTATCAAGAGGCGTATCATTATTTAATGAAGTTATTGCAAAAGCATGGTGAACCAAAACAACCAGGTGAAACATTACGGGAATATGCCAAAAAGATTGATGAAAAATATCAAACAAACGAAATGCAACAGTTAACGAAACAATATGAACAATTCATTTATCGCAGCGACTATAATGAAACACCAAAGTTGGAAATCGCGCAATTATGGCAAAATTTAATTAAGCGAATATTGACTTGA
- a CDS encoding sigma-70 family RNA polymerase sigma factor, producing MRTTSFQTTIENQFDYICKRAIEDERKDYLKYLSRISKQEVSFSNAGEHLVNQFSTVDYYATDMHIFSLYGSSIGVKNNLLSEALKNLPDKKRNIILLYYFVEMNDTEISKLLNLSRSTIYRQRTSGLAIIKEFMKERAE from the coding sequence ATGAGAACAACTTCTTTTCAAACTACCATAGAAAACCAGTTTGATTACATTTGTAAGCGTGCGATAGAAGATGAACGGAAAGATTATCTCAAATATCTATCAAGAATTTCAAAACAAGAAGTTTCCTTCTCTAATGCAGGAGAACACCTTGTCAATCAGTTTTCTACTGTCGATTACTATGCTACCGATATGCATATATTTTCATTGTACGGCTCTAGTATTGGTGTGAAAAATAACTTACTAAGTGAAGCGTTGAAAAATTTGCCAGATAAAAAGCGTAACATTATTTTACTGTATTATTTTGTGGAAATGAATGATACAGAAATCTCGAAGTTATTAAATTTAAGTCGTTCTACAATCTATCGTCAACGAACTAGTGGACTAGCCATTATTAAAGAATTTATGAAGGAGCGTGCAGAATGA
- the guaA gene encoding glutamine-hydrolyzing GMP synthase: METSEMILVLDFGSQYNQLITRRIREFGVYSELHSHKLTATAIKKMNPKGIILSGGPHSVYDENSFRCDPEIFDLGIPVLGICYGMQLMALHYGGKVEKAKNREYGKAEIHVNESPILFKETPNTQIVWMSHGDKVVEVPEQFQINATSSSTPIAAMSHPEKGLYGVQFHPEVRHSEYGNHLLKQFVFDVCQSSGNWTIENFIEMEVEKIRNKVGDRHVLCALSGGVDSSVVAALIHKAIGDQLTCIFVDHGLLRKNEADDVMKVFADDFHMKVIKVDAKDRFLSKLKGVDDPEQKRKIIGNEFIYVFDDEAAKLKDIDFLAQGTLYTDIIESGTETAQTIKSHHNVGGLPENMQFELIEPLNTLFKDEVRELGTQLGLPEYIVWRQPFPGPGLAIRVLGEVTEEKLEIVRESDAILREEIAKAGLDRDIWQYFTVLPNIRSVGVMGDARTYDYTIGIRAVTSIDGMTSDWARIPWDVLEKISTRLVNDVEHINRVVYDITSKPPATIEWE, encoded by the coding sequence ATGGAAACGAGTGAAATGATATTAGTATTAGATTTTGGCAGCCAATATAACCAGCTGATTACTCGTCGAATTCGAGAGTTTGGTGTGTATAGTGAATTGCACTCTCATAAGCTTACAGCGACAGCTATTAAGAAAATGAACCCAAAAGGAATTATCCTTTCTGGCGGACCGCATAGTGTGTATGATGAAAATAGCTTTCGATGTGATCCGGAAATCTTTGACTTAGGCATTCCTGTATTAGGAATTTGTTATGGAATGCAGCTTATGGCACTTCATTATGGAGGAAAAGTAGAAAAGGCAAAGAACAGAGAATATGGTAAAGCCGAAATCCATGTAAACGAGTCACCGATACTCTTTAAAGAGACACCGAATACGCAGATTGTGTGGATGAGTCATGGAGATAAGGTGGTTGAGGTACCGGAGCAATTTCAAATTAATGCAACAAGTTCATCTACGCCAATTGCTGCAATGAGCCATCCGGAAAAAGGACTATATGGAGTACAATTTCATCCGGAAGTTCGTCATTCGGAATACGGAAACCACTTGTTAAAGCAATTTGTTTTTGATGTTTGTCAAAGCAGTGGAAACTGGACCATTGAAAATTTTATTGAGATGGAAGTAGAAAAAATTCGGAACAAGGTTGGCGACCGTCACGTACTATGTGCATTAAGCGGTGGGGTTGATTCGTCTGTTGTCGCAGCATTAATTCATAAAGCGATTGGTGATCAGCTAACTTGTATTTTTGTCGATCATGGTTTGCTTCGTAAAAATGAAGCCGACGATGTGATGAAGGTATTTGCTGATGATTTCCATATGAAAGTGATTAAGGTCGATGCCAAGGATAGATTCCTATCCAAGCTAAAAGGAGTCGATGATCCAGAGCAAAAGCGTAAAATTATCGGTAATGAATTTATTTATGTGTTTGATGATGAAGCAGCTAAATTAAAAGACATTGATTTCCTTGCGCAAGGAACACTTTACACCGATATTATTGAAAGTGGTACGGAAACGGCACAAACAATTAAGTCACATCATAATGTAGGTGGGCTTCCTGAAAATATGCAATTTGAATTAATTGAGCCGTTAAATACATTGTTTAAAGATGAGGTAAGGGAGTTAGGTACACAACTGGGACTTCCTGAATATATTGTTTGGCGCCAACCATTCCCAGGTCCGGGACTCGCTATTCGTGTACTAGGGGAAGTAACGGAAGAAAAATTAGAGATTGTACGGGAATCCGATGCTATTCTTCGTGAGGAAATAGCAAAAGCTGGATTAGACCGAGATATTTGGCAATATTTCACGGTATTGCCGAATATTCGAAGCGTTGGTGTAATGGGAGATGCAAGAACGTACGACTATACGATTGGTATTCGCGCGGTAACGTCCATTGATGGCATGACTTCGGATTGGGCACGAATTCCATGGGATGTATTGGAGAAAATCTCAACCCGACTTGTGAATGATGTAGAGCATATCAACCGAGTTGTTTATGATATTACATCTAAGCCACCTGCGACGATTGAGTGGGAGTAG
- a CDS encoding DUF3173 domain-containing protein has product MITVTKKDLIELGYGTSFSADIIKKAKELMITKGHSYYESRKLDRVPREAVEEILGINFSDDNRSD; this is encoded by the coding sequence ATGATAACAGTCACTAAAAAAGACTTAATTGAGCTAGGATACGGAACTTCTTTTTCAGCAGATATCATTAAAAAAGCAAAAGAATTGATGATTACAAAGGGGCATTCCTATTATGAGTCTAGAAAGCTAGATAGAGTCCCTCGTGAAGCTGTAGAAGAAATTCTGGGAATCAATTTTTCGGATGACAACAGGTCTGATTAG
- a CDS encoding MFS transporter: MNYRIFILVLGTFIIGTDDFVIAGLLPHISEDMNVTIAVAGQLVTAFAIAYAIGAPIFGTLTMNLPLKTLLVISMLVFAIANALSAMVTSFEMLFFTRILAALAAAIFTPLAMTTSTSLASGKMRGKALSFILAGITMGLVLGAPIGTWIGNAMTWRYSFVFVSVVSFITVIGVLLFLPKIKREAELSIRERLKGFNKIILLTLCVNIIGTTGGFMTYTYIAPIITGITNVENISVFLMLFGIGALFGNLVGGYFTDKIGAPQTLMLSLGSFAVLLTAFSFLSLLNPSTFAIVMVSIVAILWGISGFGMNPALNSFLISLNPRQAQMVLSFSASALYTGIGLGAFVGGSVISISSVNYVGLASGVLVLIALVLFTFVNRSAKKKAKSAIS, encoded by the coding sequence ATGAATTACCGTATTTTCATTTTAGTACTTGGGACTTTCATTATTGGTACAGATGATTTTGTTATTGCCGGTTTATTACCTCATATTTCTGAAGATATGAATGTTACAATTGCTGTGGCGGGTCAATTGGTTACTGCATTTGCTATTGCTTATGCTATAGGAGCCCCCATTTTTGGCACGCTAACTATGAATTTGCCATTAAAAACTCTTTTAGTCATATCTATGTTAGTATTCGCAATTGCAAATGCACTTTCTGCAATGGTTACTTCTTTTGAAATGCTCTTTTTCACAAGAATTTTAGCCGCTCTAGCTGCTGCTATTTTTACACCATTAGCAATGACTACATCTACTAGTTTAGCATCTGGCAAAATGAGAGGAAAAGCACTGTCATTTATATTAGCAGGTATAACGATGGGATTGGTTTTAGGGGCTCCTATCGGAACGTGGATCGGAAATGCCATGACTTGGCGTTACTCTTTTGTTTTTGTTTCTGTGGTTTCTTTTATCACTGTAATAGGAGTTTTACTATTTTTACCTAAAATTAAAAGAGAAGCAGAACTAAGTATTAGGGAAAGATTAAAAGGCTTCAATAAAATTATTTTATTAACATTATGTGTAAACATTATTGGTACTACTGGTGGCTTCATGACTTATACGTATATAGCCCCTATCATTACGGGTATTACGAATGTAGAAAATATTAGTGTCTTTCTTATGTTATTTGGCATAGGAGCACTTTTCGGAAATTTAGTTGGAGGTTATTTTACAGATAAGATTGGTGCACCACAAACATTAATGCTGTCACTTGGAAGTTTTGCAGTGTTATTAACAGCATTCTCATTTTTATCGCTGCTAAATCCATCTACATTTGCAATTGTAATGGTTTCAATTGTGGCGATATTGTGGGGAATTTCTGGTTTTGGAATGAACCCTGCTCTTAATTCATTTCTCATATCTTTGAATCCTCGGCAAGCTCAAATGGTTTTATCATTCAGTGCTTCGGCTCTTTATACGGGGATTGGATTAGGAGCTTTTGTAGGGGGAAGCGTTATAAGTATAAGTTCAGTAAATTATGTAGGATTAGCAAGTGGTGTATTAGTTCTTATTGCATTAGTATTATTTACCTTTGTTAATAGATCAGCTAAAAAGAAAGCAAAGTCGGCAATTTCCTAA
- a CDS encoding DUF58 domain-containing protein, with amino-acid sequence MKLRFRALISCLFIATIFIGLYSYAMFQGGFVSWFLFFSFVPILVYEIAFLLYPLKKWTISRKLTHHMIEAGDADTLHMMIKRFPFPLFYCICEEVVPESLMMVDPKSKKYQYINQPNKLVVKRNLKKVISPVLTGEFSFTYPLHQVPRGEHYFTAVRIKIGDLFGFVKKEHVFFLRDLLVVYPRTRPFVLNEKINSFQHGGVMSSSFRLSNSNVATGIREYMPGDRFSWIDWKQTARKNRMMTKEFEKEKSTNILIVLDCCKQSNHNSIVFEGMVEVTASLLAQLKKLSTQAGLLTVGKATNFFPPFDDPGKAASIKQHLASIQPGDHANFALQLKSEMEKLRNDNIMIIIIGQIDHFLPETLKQLRQRSRRVIVLFVQPANKQGEHASFVKQVSLFNIEVYGITEQQLTKTPLEVKGL; translated from the coding sequence ATGAAATTACGTTTTCGGGCTTTGATTAGTTGCTTATTTATCGCTACTATTTTTATTGGTCTATATTCTTATGCTATGTTTCAGGGGGGATTTGTTAGCTGGTTTTTGTTTTTTAGCTTTGTCCCTATTCTAGTATACGAGATTGCTTTTTTACTCTATCCATTAAAAAAATGGACGATTTCAAGGAAGCTTACACATCATATGATCGAGGCTGGAGATGCTGATACGTTGCATATGATGATAAAGCGGTTCCCATTTCCACTATTTTATTGCATTTGTGAAGAAGTGGTACCGGAATCATTAATGATGGTTGATCCAAAATCTAAAAAATATCAATATATAAATCAACCAAACAAATTAGTTGTAAAAAGAAATTTAAAAAAAGTCATCTCCCCTGTACTTACAGGTGAATTTTCTTTTACTTATCCATTACATCAAGTTCCAAGGGGAGAACATTATTTTACAGCCGTTCGTATTAAAATTGGAGATCTATTTGGTTTCGTAAAAAAGGAACATGTATTTTTCTTAAGGGATTTACTAGTAGTCTATCCACGTACAAGACCGTTCGTACTAAATGAAAAAATCAATAGTTTCCAACATGGTGGGGTAATGAGTTCTTCTTTTCGTTTATCCAACTCAAACGTTGCTACAGGAATTCGTGAATATATGCCGGGAGATCGATTTTCCTGGATTGACTGGAAACAGACGGCAAGAAAAAATAGGATGATGACCAAAGAATTTGAAAAGGAAAAAAGCACGAATATACTCATTGTGTTGGATTGTTGTAAACAGTCGAATCATAATTCTATCGTTTTTGAGGGGATGGTGGAGGTTACGGCTTCGCTTTTGGCACAATTAAAAAAGCTATCTACTCAAGCTGGCTTATTAACCGTAGGAAAAGCAACAAATTTTTTCCCACCATTTGACGATCCGGGGAAAGCTGCTTCAATAAAGCAGCATTTGGCAAGTATTCAACCTGGTGATCATGCAAACTTCGCTTTACAGTTAAAATCAGAAATGGAAAAGTTAAGAAATGACAATATCATGATTATCATCATTGGACAGATTGACCACTTCCTTCCAGAGACATTAAAACAACTAAGGCAAAGGTCAAGGCGAGTCATCGTCTTATTCGTACAACCTGCAAATAAGCAAGGTGAGCATGCTTCATTCGTAAAACAAGTATCACTTTTTAATATCGAGGTTTATGGAATAACGGAACAACAACTAACTAAAACACCGTTAGAGGTGAAAGGGTTATGA